One Nymphaea colorata isolate Beijing-Zhang1983 chromosome 12, ASM883128v2, whole genome shotgun sequence genomic window, CCTTTGACGGGTTTGTCTCACAGTATAAATGCATCCTAAAACAGGGGACCGGAGAATGAACAACTTTTGGCTGCCTCAAGACTCGAAGATGGTATATCTTTCAACCAGGGTGATCCTGACATCTTAATGGTTTTTATCCTATGTTGCACGAGACACTTCTCAACCGTTTGGTCGTAGGggattttgaaatttcattgCTGATTAGCTTGCTTTGATCGAGCTCATCTGCTTATTCTCCTCATCTTGGGAAGGTTTTGGAAGTCACCTGGAATACAGTGCCAGAGAAGTCAATCTAGAAATCACAAGAAGTTGATACATGTCGTATAGAATACCTGTTACTGGCGTTAATTGCTTTAAACTAGTTTACCAATACAAGTTTATACTGTGTGAAGCGAATACCCTTtccattcaaaaatatttttttttttgtttcccagATGAAACATGGGGACAATACTACATGGCTAGGCGTGAAAAGCAGAGAATCTTGTTCTGGGCCCTCAAGAAAATAGTGATAGCGGTAGGAAGAGATTGATCTCCACTCCCATTTTGCAAAGACTTGTTTTCTCCACAAGAACATTAGCCATCACTAAAATGGTGGAACCCGTTCTCGTCTGTCACTATAATAAGACGTGCATCACTTTCGATATGAACATTGTGGCGGTGTCTTAATCAAGGCAAACCTGAAGGTTCTTGATAATCCTAATGAGTGTACCAGGTTCGATACTAATAAGTGTATCATCATGCCTACTGGCCCAGCAAGAAGGTCGACCATGCAGGAGTAGTGATCAATCTTAAGCATTGAAAACCTCGTAAGCCCTATCAACCCTCCCGCATTTGGGATACATGTCTATGTAGAAATTTAGACATTGTTGTTCTTGTAGGCCTCAAAGAGGATCAACTCAGGGATCCGTTTGCCAAGGGGCACCCAAGCTGCGTGCAAGTAGAGAGAATGCGAGCGATCATCACCGGATTAGGTTCCACATCCTGTGATTGCATCTGCTGGAAAAGTTCGGTGGCCTCCCTAGTGCACTGCACTGGTGTAGAGCCTGCACCGGTGTAGAGCCCCAGATCATGGAGTTCCATGACACCAAACTTTACTGGGGTTTAAATAGAGGCAGCGTATATTCCTTCTGGGATCCAATTCCTGCAGCTTCATAGCTGTAGTAAGAAAGGCAGACAGGGTGGTTCCATCAAACGCTTCACCAGAAGTACCATATGCTCGAACAGGCTCAGACCTCAAAAATTATGGTGTTCCATGAGATGGTATCACAGTCTGGAGACCTATCGAACAGTTGGAGAGAAGACTTCAGATCCTGGAAGCTCAAGTACAATGTGGTAAGGGCAGAGGAGATGAACCGGTCCAGTCCAAATCCGTGGAGTGTGGTGTGGGCATGAAGTTGCTGGCCAGGCCCACTTGACCGGAACGTGGTGGAGGTGGAGACAACAAACACAAATGTGAAGTTGTTGGAGGAAGAGCGACAAGAGGAGAAGACAGGAGTAGAGGGAGAGGGCAGAGGCAGGGGAGACGTGTTGAGCGTGAGCTCGGAGGACATTGAAGAGAAAGGGGCCGATGTTGATAATAGCGGGGAAGAGGCACTAGGCTTGGGAGAGGCAGGCGAAGTCGGAAAGCCTGTGGATGAGCTTGGGGGCAACAACCAGATTGTGTTGCAGGCAGCTGGCGATGATGTGAGAGTAGCTCTGATTCAATTGGTGGTGGAGGATGGAACAGTCCTTAAGGAGCCCAAGGGTCGGTTGTCGGGACCTAGGGCGCTTCTCAATCTAGGACTTTAGGCTCTGGGTgctgaggaagaagaagatgccattcgCCCAAAAGATCAAAGGCATGCGACAGCAGAGGAGGTGGTCTAAAGTCCTGGACGGTTGGTTAGAACATAGGGCCTGTTCCAAAGAAATAGGCCAGCTTAACATACCGCTGCCCGTGGTTTCATTGTCTACAGGTACTCAAGCTTAGGGATAAGGGGAAAGGTGGGGTTTATGACAATAAGTAGGATGGTGGAAGCATGTCATACCATGTTAGCTACCTAACACCGAATGCGccttccttcaaaaaaaaaaaatcttaacgGGCcacttgaaaaaatatgaatatataatTAAAGTAATATTGAAAAAGAGACTGCGGGTGTTCCCCTGTGTCAGGGTTGTACAGtctttgcttttgctttagTTGATTTCCTTTGTGTATGTTTGGGTCTTGGTGTAAGTTTGAGTGTTCATCTGTGTATGAGCACCCTCTCAAGGTCCTTTGCAAGTGTATAGATTGGGGTTCCTATCTTTGGTTGGTCGGCTTGGGAACtttgtaagtggcttcggccaaCTTTTGTAAGTAAAGTTGTAAAGACTTACTTGCGTTCACTTTGTGATGTACTTAACTTTTCAAGTGAATATATTACGAGTTTTCTTTCCTACACTATTATGTTATGTGTCTGTCTAAGTATCTAAGTGCTCAAGGGATTTGCGCCCGCTTGGACAAGGTGAAGACTTACGGcctactggcgagagtttggtCGCGTCGCACGGGCTAaaggagtcggcccgtgacagcgAGTAaccttttgttttcaagttacCAGAACTAATTATTATTTAACAGTTTTCTGAAAGATGTAGCTACATATAGAAGCTCTTCTGaagttgtaaaaaaaatgttcaacaaAACAAGCTCTACCTTGAGGAGTCTATAAATTCGGATCAAATGCAGAAGCGACAGATACGCTTTGCGTACAGTTAATTCGCACGCCTACGATGGCGTGGGAAGGGGAGAAAGCAAGGAGTGCATGGGCTGACGGCGTGATTGAGGGGAGGAGGTCAAGGTGAGGAAGGGAATCTTAATTTGATTCTGTTCCTCGAGGAGGTGGCGGCCAAGATTTTCGGGCGATCCTCTCCGTCTCTTCTCGGTCAGCAGCTTCAGCGGCGCCATAACCGCGAGACAATCTGAGGGAAAAGAAAGCCAACTTAGAAAGGGAGGGGACAAAGATCCGGCGGGTCACTCGATGGATGATTGATGTCCTTCGATCTTTGTTTCTTACATCTCAAGTTCAACCGTAGACGTCGGCCGCTGTTAATCCAAGTCAAGCCCCTCCCCTCCTATAGTGTTTTCATTTAAACGAAACTTAAGGGGGGATGAACGTGAAGAAACCCTTCACTTTCACTTAATTCTTTACGCTCGTGCTTTTGACTAATGAGCGGTGGAAGGTATTCATCCCTTGCTCTATTGGACGTTCAATTCAACCTCATGAGTATGAAAAATGTTTCTTAAAGGCAATCGTTTCACTGCCACACACAAGGTAAGATTAATAAATACATTGTTTTGTGGTCATTTACAAATTCATGCACATCCGGTTCAAATTGGGTGGTGGTTTTGAGCAAAATGGTTTCGCCTTCTTATGCCAATCCAATCGAAAGTGAAGTGGGTAGACCATCTTGATTTTACAAAGATAAAAataattgtcttttttttttaatattttttttccaaaaaaaggtTTTAATCGAGGAATGTGAACGAATTAATCCAAGAAAGAGATTTAAAACCCAACACCCTGAGTCCTTCTCCCTCCCCCCtcgtatgtatgtatgtaatgTCAATGTCGGTAGTGCCACTTGCCATCCCATCATCTCTCGTCATCCCTTGGGACCCTCAACTCCTCCACCCCTGCGCTAGGGTTTCCCGTATTAAAATCATCCTCCCCTCCCACCCCACTCATTTCTCAACTCCAACTCCAACTCCTATCAAAATCCGTCTTCCCCCTTTCCTCATCGTCTGCACTTGCGTCATCAATATTCTccgggaaagaaagagagagagaaagctctCTTCAATGGCCAGGGCCCTTCTGCTCTCTCTGCTCTTCTTcgccatcttcttcatctcgGAAGCACAGAATGAGCCAGAAGCTTCCCCGGCTCCCGCGCCGGACAGCGGAGCTGATGGTCCCACTCATTTCTTCCCCCAAGTGAGTCCTCCTTCCATGTCGGCCCCCGCCTCCGCTCCGTCGTCCCGCTCCAGCGTCAACCTGAATTCCCCTCCCGCTCCACCTCCTCCAGAGGACTCCCCCTCCCCACCTTCTCTCGCCCCCTCCATGAACGAGGAACAGAACGCGGTCAACAGTGGCGGTAAAGTTCCGGATCCGACGTCTTCCCGTGGGGGAGGAAAGGCAGGCCGGGTTGCCGGTACAGTCGTCGGCGTGGTTATCGGCGCGGCTATTGTCACTGTGGCTTTTATTATCTACAGAAAGCGCCGACAAAACATCCGCCGATCGCAGTATGGCTTCGCAGCGAGGCGAGAAATGCTCTGATTCTGTTCTTATCATGCTTCTGATTTGGAAGAAGCATCCGAATTTTTTCATTACTTCCATTCTTTTCTTCGATCTTTCGTCGCCTCCGTGTTTGTCTGTGCgtgtttctcctttttatcGTTCTTGTTGTAGCATTGTAGAAACGTGAGAATTTCCTGGTGGCTAATTGAAATCTTGATTCTTTGAcatccctttccctccccttAGGAAAGGAATCAAAGAAGGTAagtttctcctctttctttctctgttctttcaGAATTCAGCGACCCTTGATTATTTTCTTGATTAAACATTTCGATCTAGTGCTTGTTTTGTGTTCTTCGCCCTTCGGGCCAGCTCCGATGGCGTTTGTGATGCGACTGCTGGTTCACTCCGATACCCCTGCTCGCCCTCTCTCGTCTCGCGTGTGATCCGACTCCGCGCCGACGGCGGAGGCAGAAATGGTGCGTAGATCCGACTCCGCGCCCTCTTTACCGTGGGGGATGGATTCTCAGATCTTGGCAATCGCGGAATCTGCGGGATTTGGGTTTTCTATTCCTTTCTTGGTGGTGTCCGTCTTTATGACCACAAGTAGGTGGTAGAGCGCTGGTTGTTTGTAAGATAAGCCCCAACCAGCAGCGCATGTGATCGCTGTGAATGCACGGTCTCCTGGATCTCGTCTTCGCCCTTCAATTATTGTGACCCAAACGGTGAATATGGGCGTAAAAGGTGGACTAAGAAGGCCTTAGTTTTCAATTAGGCGAGGCGGTTGCTAGTCTTATTAATTCCCAATTCCATGGATTTTAATTATGCTATGTTTTGTTCATCGCCAAAAGGAAGGTGGAGCCCGCCCCTTGCAAAAGGTGTTTGCACCAAGGGGTGGATCGAGGTCGAACCCTGATTTCAAGACGACGTTTGTGTAGCTGAGGCTCGTTGGGAGCCAGTCTGCTCAAATCACTCGCTTACTTGTCCGCCTCCACAACCACCTCACCTTGCTTTTCCTCTTCCCTCCTCAACGCTTAGCTTGTCGCCGTCTGGAATTTGACAGGCAGAGCGAGTGGTGATTGTGCGGAcaggctgctgctgctggtcGTTCCGGTTACCGTTGATAGTGTTTGTGAGGAGCATGTGAATCCAgatgctctccctctctcggaGCGGATCACGTGAGCTCGTCTCTTCCTTCTCTCATGGAAAAACGCTGTCCCATTTTCAGGAAGGTCCAGAcctgagagaaaaaaagggcgACAAGACGACGCGCGAAGTTTCCtccttttgttattgtttattttGGCGCTTTCGAAAGGTTATACATATGAAACTGAATATGCCCTCATTAGTATCAATTAATATCCAGAGAGCAATTTGTTATGGGTCCCATCAGATACTACAAATTGTAAAATCCGCCACTCCATACTGCTTTTGTGACAGAGGAAATGTTGGGCTGGACGCTTgcatcttctttcctttctgtCCGTGCAGTTTTTGTCggtttttccttctctctggCTTTCAACGGTCATGTCCATCTACTCTCTGCTCCTAACTTCCATCTACTCCATGCTTCAGCTTAACAATAAATCTTTCCGCTTTGAAGTTCAATATGATCAGATTTGGACTTGAAGCAGTCCCCATTCTTTAATTCCTAGCCTTCTTAAATTCAATTCATGGGATGTGTCATGTAATTCTATTTCTCAAAACATCTAGAACGGTTATTTATGGTTCAAGTTGCAAATGTCTTTTTGCAGACTTCAAGCTGAACGCTTCAAGTTTCTCAAGTGAAAAACCAAACAGTGCGTGTATACACTCATCACACTTAATATGAGAACGAACTGAGTGTGTAAATGCAACAGCTGTTAGAATCTCCTGACGCATTCTCGCTCCcagaaattatatttttcattatatgGATTCAAATGAGAAAAGTTCAACCACATGCTGCAGCTTGCATCTGCAGATAAATAGGGCACTCTCTGGACTCTATTCCTGTATTCCAAATTAAAGCCGGTTGCTATCCCCAGGCATTGGCATTATCGGATGAACAAACCTGCAGCACATGACGCTCCAAACACCTGAATAGCTTCCATTCACTCTTCGATTGGAGGGTCTACCCAGCGCCCATGGTCCTTTATCAGCTGGATCAAAGCGTCGGTTGCACGGTCCATGTCTATGCCCCGCTTTACGACGGTCTGACATGCCaagaaggacaaaaaaaaaaatcattcgtTTTGGCCAAATATTATGCCAATTTGGAATAATTTTCTTGTGTATTTAATCATTCTCTTTTAACTGTCGGTTTCTGCATTCTTGGGTGTACAGCAGTTGAAAAATTGAACCGTTAATGTTTAAGCAAGAAATTGTACGATGTGACTGTTACCTTCCCAACATAGAGGTCGATCTTTCCTGGGGCACCTCCAACGTACCCAAAGTCTGCATCTGCCATTTCTCCTGGTCCATTCACAATACAGCCCATGATAGCAATCtgcaaaaattaatttttcgtttttttcaaaaaagaaacgTATCATGTTTTTATCTAAAAGTAAAAGAGAAGGAACTAGAGCAAGAAGGTAACATCTAGCTGTCAAACAAATTATGAGCCATACAGAAACACCAGGCAAGTGTGATGTCTTCTCCCTTATCTGCGCACTGACTTCCTGAAGGTCAAATAATGTACGTCCACATGAAGGGCATGATACATACTCCTGCAAAGGGAGAAAGACTCTTAGTACCTCCTCATGTTGCACATGGTAAATATGCAGCTAAGGCAGATGATAGGAGCAATATCATGTGGATTTGACTGTAGATAGGGTATTCAGCAACTTGTGTGGAACTTGCAACGTGATCTATGCACAAAAGGGCATGACAAGTCAAGGTTGAAGTTTTAGAGATAAATAGGAATAAAAATGTGGGCTTGCATCCACATTCCACATTAGTTTCCATAATCGGCAAAGCTGGGGTTGGGCAGACCCCTATACCTTATTATGCCAAGAAAAGCACACCAGCTATGGAACAGTTGACCATCTCAGCTTGAAGTCCAAGTCCAACCCCTCAGAGAAATGATCAGCAATCTAACTTCATTATCCAGGACATAAGCAGGCAGAATTGtcataaaaacaaagtttccTCCACAAACTAAGTATCTTTTTGTTGCTTATTGTGTTATATCTCTTGTTAATACATGTCATATTCCAGAAAACTTTCTGAACATGTGGAACCTGCCAACTTAGAAGCTACATGTTTTCCATCTCCAATTCTGCATGCCCCTTGATGTCAAACACGTAGGCATCCCTTCCCTGCCCAACAGGAAGCTCCACCCATTGCTTTGGCCTTGTAAGGTAAAGGCACTGCCTTCATCATAGAGGCTTTAAGCCAGTGGGGCTGAGGTGTATCAGGACTTGTGGGCATATATTTTGTTTCACTTAAGTTGCAACATGGAAAATGTGATCATGaaagaaatagttcaaaatatTCAGTGTGGACTTGATTTTCATCTCAACAAATTAACAAACGATAGATCACCGTTTTTGTGTTTCGCATCCTGCATCCTTGCAGCAAGTTGAATGAAGTGTTCCTCAGAAAATCAAAATCCTGATCTGGAGCTTCAAATAATAACCCATCACCTAATCCATCCACTAGAAGGGCACCTGCAGCACTTCCAGCGCCAATGACTAAATCATCTCTGCAGTTAACAAGGTGTCCAAtgatgagaaaatttttgaacacCTAGATAAAATAAATACCATCAGATCCAGAAGTCACAAACCTGTGAACACCTGCAGGGAACTCTAGATGGTGAATTACAGGGAAGTTGAGATCGTTATCTGCTAAATACTCAAACAACCTGCAATTTAGGCAGCACAGATTAGAAAACTAACAGAAAATCCACTCAAGAAGTTAATTTGAGAACTAAGTTAGATATTAGATCATTGGGACCCATTAACCTCATGGATCTCCTTTCCAGCCTATCCAAGCGTCCTAGGCAAATGAGCAAAATACCCTTGCCTTGTATGCATTTTTATTCATCAATAGAttgcaaatatttttctcctCCTATGGCCTTTGAGCAGGGAAGCTCTCTTTCACATGTTTACATTGCAAATGTGTGTTAAACGGAACACTGAGATATCAAGCATTGCACGTTACTTGGCCACTAGAATGGAAAATAATGTAACCAATGGACTAGATAGCAAGGATGCAACTCAGGTTTCTACCTCCTAGCAGCTTGTACGCgtccaattttttcttctgcatATGGTATGCTGTGCAGCAACATTGTAACGTCGTATTCCTTTAAAATGCTGAGCTCCTCATATTGTTCATCCCCCCGAACACATACAGCTAAACGTGTTCCTAAATGTCACAGCAGAGGAGAATTAAACAGGAGATAATAATGTGGGCATAATTTGCAAGATGAAGTAGGAAGCAAACCTTTTTGCAAAAGCTTGTGAGCTCCAGTGGCCAATTCAACTAAATTCACTAGAACTATGGCGTGTGACAACGGTTTTGTTAGCTGCTCTGACAAAGGAGTCAAGATGCCCATACTCACATCTATCAGTCTTTTAAGGGCCAATCTCTGCTAAGTAATTAAATGTATTAGAGGACAACCTGGAACAAAATCTCCAAGATTTCTTAAAAGCAGACAATAGTATCCCCATATTAGAGCAAATCAATACTGACTAGCACTTTCACAGGGATCTATCAGTTTTACTTGCTTGTTAGACATGCAAACTTGTGCAATGAAGAGCCACATAAAATGATTATACACACAACTACAATCACATTATCCAACAGCCAGAAACCTAGTTAAGGACTTTTTGTTTGTACAAATAAAGATGATATTAGAAGTTAAAGTAGGTACAGCATCGATGTCTTCCAATGGAGGAAGCTCTCTCAACAGGATAGAATCAACCGTTGCTAGATCCTGTTGCATGCAAACATGTTAGTGCCTCATCCAAAAAGAGATATAAAAATATGGAACAAGTAACATAAGGGGATAACCTTAAAGGGCATGCCAACAACAAGTTTTGCTGCAAGTGACTTGTAAAGAAGCTCAGGCATCTGCTAAGAAAGACAATAGACAAAGGTTGAAGCAGACtagaaaaatgaagcaaaaggaaacaaTATTAACCCAGAGCAAACTAGgatcacacacacatatagttGACACTATAACTCTTACATATTACTGTTGTCACAAGCCACATCCTTACATCATAACTTTGTGTACATTATGTACAAATCGTTCCACaaattcaacaaaatcaaaaaGAAATAATATGCCTTCCAATTTCAGAcaccaaaacagaaaaaaagggaTAGAATGACAGGGAAATGCAAACCCAAGGCCTACCTTCAGCTGATTCAGAGATACAGACATAAGAACAGAACCATCACGATGAAGAACACCTCGGTAATCCACCTCTTCACCCTGCATTAAAGGATACAATAGTAGTTACAAGGTTGTAGGAAATATCATGCATAAAAGTAggcataaaaaatgaaaaacaacatgttatTTCCAATGAGCTTCCTTGCTAGATCCAACATGgtgaaaactaaaaagaaataACTATGTATAAGAGCACTGACCTCCTTTTGCACAGGCAGCTGACCATTTCTCCTCTGGAAATCAAAATAATGGCGACGTTTCTCCTCAAATGGTGCCTGTttcaacaggaaaaaaattGTGAGGAATGGGAAGGTGGCACAACATGTCAGTTTTTATATATGAGAAACTTTAGAGCAATGATATTATCAAGAAGACATACCACTCCTTTCTGCAGCTTGGCTGCAGTCATGCCAAGGTTAGCCAGCCTTCTACAAGGGTCAATCTCCTCTTCAGGAGGTTCTGTAAGTGAAACTCGAATAGTATCCCCAAGACCATCCTGTATAGAAAAAGGGCATCTAGATAAAGGACAAACACTAAGCTCATATTGGTGAAGATTGCACGCAAAGGAAATGTATTATTATGGTAATAATGTAGGAATTATATCACGATAAGTCATAACCTCACAGGCATAACATTTCACCAGTACATATTAGTAGCAGTAACTAAATcaagttggaaaaaattaatgaagaaaattgtCTGCCCTGGCCATGGAACTTGCAGTGGTTCCTTAGGCCACTCCATTAAACAAGAAGTTTGAAGAAATGCTAGTTGTCTGGATCTCTTTTATTAAACTTATATGTATTTTGGCAGGAAATCTGAGGAATAATCCTTTCATGCTTAGTCCAGCAATATTAATGAATCTATTTGTTATAGGCTTATAGGTTAATAGCATGATCTTAAATAAATTGGATAAGGACATAGAGGTAAAATTAAAACCTGTAGAAGTGTTCCTATGCCAATTGCAGATTTCATACGGCCATCTTCACCTTCACCAGCTTCAGTAACTCCCAAATGTAAAGGGTAGTCCCACCCATGAACATACATTTCAGCTACCAAAAGACGGTATGCCTCAACCATGATTACAGGGTTGCTTGCTTTCatggagaagacaaaattgtGGAAATCCAGCTTTCGACATATCCGTGCAAATTCAAATGCTGATTCAACCTGGTTAATGCACGTGCAATCTTGATGACGTAAACAGATGCAATAAGATTAAATGCTAAACACGCAAACGTTCACACACCATTCCCCTGGGAGAATCACCATAGTAGCTCATAATACGATCAGAAAGACTCCCGTGATTAGTTCCTATGCGCATAGCTCGTCCATAATTCTTGCACTTCTCAACCAAAGGAGAGAAAACCTGAAACATATTAGCAATGGTCAGAGACAAGTGACATAGAAGAGAATGCAACATTTATTAAATTGCATTCCTTTACAAGCCTTCTGGCCTATAAAACTTTCTCCTACagatgaaataagaaaagaaaaagcaatggGAGATTTACATAATGAGGTTTATGCACAGATATGGACAATCAAAAATGAAGTATATACGCAATCAAGCATGTATATGCACACCATTGGATGGTGATAATATCCTGTATTATTTCAGCTCAAAGTAAAGAAGCAAGAGGGAAACTATGTTGAACCTCTTCTATATGCTCAAGCTCCTTTTGATATTCTTCTTCCGTGTACTCAATTTGCTCAAACTGGGCCCTCCTGTCAGCTGCAAGCAATTTCCTTAGTCAATTCAGGAAGAAGACGTAGGCAGAAGCTACTCAATGGGATCATATGT contains:
- the LOC116265536 gene encoding proline-rich receptor-like protein kinase PERK13, translated to MARALLLSLLFFAIFFISEAQNEPEASPAPAPDSGADGPTHFFPQVSPPSMSAPASAPSSRSSVNLNSPPAPPPPEDSPSPPSLAPSMNEEQNAVNSGGKVPDPTSSRGGGKAGRVAGTVVGVVIGAAIVTVAFIIYRKRRQNIRRSQYGFAARREML
- the LOC116265534 gene encoding 4-hydroxy-3-methylbut-2-en-1-yl diphosphate synthase (ferredoxin), chloroplastic produces the protein MASGSSILHTSFSGLRGRSDCFRSPSEGVDFARLRKASSSALQKSSRSQRALKSLVVKNSSSEMVELEPASDGSPLLVPRQKYCESIHRTVRRKTRTVMVGDVALGSEHPIRIQTMTTTDTKDVAATVEQVMRIADKGADIVRITVQGKREADACFEIKNTLIQKNYNIPLVADIHFAPSVALRVAECFDKIRVNPGNFADRRAQFEQIEYTEEEYQKELEHIEEVFSPLVEKCKNYGRAMRIGTNHGSLSDRIMSYYGDSPRGMVESAFEFARICRKLDFHNFVFSMKASNPVIMVEAYRLLVAEMYVHGWDYPLHLGVTEAGEGEDGRMKSAIGIGTLLQDGLGDTIRVSLTEPPEEEIDPCRRLANLGMTAAKLQKGVAPFEEKRRHYFDFQRRNGQLPVQKEGEEVDYRGVLHRDGSVLMSVSLNQLKMPELLYKSLAAKLVVGMPFKDLATVDSILLRELPPLEDIDARLALKRLIDVSMGILTPLSEQLTKPLSHAIVLVNLVELATGAHKLLQKGTRLAVCVRGDEQYEELSILKEYDVTMLLHSIPYAEEKIGRVQAARRLFEYLADNDLNFPVIHHLEFPAGVHRDDLVIGAGSAAGALLVDGLGDGLLFEAPDQDFDFLRNTSFNLLQGCRMRNTKTEYVSCPSCGRTLFDLQEVSAQIREKTSHLPGVSIAIMGCIVNGPGEMADADFGYVGGAPGKIDLYVGKTVVKRGIDMDRATDALIQLIKDHGRWVDPPIEE